TTAACAGATGTCGGTCTGCTACATTATTTTTAGTCCTTCCTTGAATAAATTCTACACAGAAATTACCCAGGAACCTGTCCATTTTAGAATCGAAAAGCATAACAAGCACCAATATGGAGCACATAGATTTACTGCAAAGGCAACTGATTGGGAACTCTACCTCCTGCTGGAAGCCCAGTCCTATTCCCATGCCCGTAGAATGGAGTTAAAGATCAAAAAAATGAAAAGTGCAAAGTTTATCAGGGACCTAAAAGAAAACTTAGACATGCAATCACTCTTGATCCAACAAACATTATGAGCACCTGACTCTCCCGACACGTCGGGACAGGTGGTCCCTGCCCCCGAAAGCTTTCGGGGCGAGCCCAGGTGGGCCCACGCCAACCCCGTTTACTTAATTGTATTCGGGGTTTTGTTTTTTAAACACAAAAACAATACAAGAATCTAGGATTAACTATTCTGCAATAAATCAAATTCAACTTTACCATGCCCATCGGGGGTGGTATAGAAAGGACGTTGCTCGATTTCATAATTTGTATCTGGAGCGATACCTAATGCGTGGTAAATTGTTTGATGTATGCTATCTATTTTTATAGGATTTTCTATGCTCTTACAGGGACGTTCGTCAGCAGTTTTACCAAATACATGACCTTTTTTGATACCTCCTCCAAAAAGTAACATGGAGCAGCCATCTGTAAAGTGTTTATGCATACCGTAATTCTTCATGTCTTCAATAATATCTGGAACTTCTACCTGTTCTTTAACTAGCAATCCAGGCCTACCTTCTGTCATCATATCTCGGCTGAATTCAGAAGCCACTATCACCAATGTCCTATCCAGTTTCCCGCTTTCATCTAAGTCAGAAATAAGTTGAGCAATGGGCTTATCAATCATTTTCTTCATGTCTTTAAGTCGTGTGTGCCCATTGTCATGGGTATCCCATCCCATAAACGGCTCATATTCTGAAGTTACTGTAATATATCGTGCCCCTTGATTAACCAGTCTTTTTGCTAGCAAACAGCCTAGCCCAAATTTACCTGTATTGTAGCGATCGTAACTTTCTTTAGGCTCCTGACTCAAATCAAAAGCCTTAGATTCCGGAGAATTGAGAAGCATATAGGCCTGCTCCATCGATCGTTTTAAAGACTCTTTTTGGTAGTCAGATCCATACTCCCCCATTGGTCCTGAAGAAAGAAGGTCATGATAAAGTTTGTTTCTAGACTCAAAACGAGAAGTAGACATTCCGATTGGAGGTCGAACACTATCCAAACCAGCAGTTGGATCAAGAATTAAGAATGGCCCATGCTCTGATCCGAGGAATCCAGCACTATGAAATGCCTTCAATTCCTCCCCTTCTCCAACTGAGAAGCGTTGGCCAATATTAATGAATGAAGGGATAACAGGATTAAGAGGGCCAAGCTCC
Above is a window of Algoriphagus machipongonensis DNA encoding:
- a CDS encoding DUF1501 domain-containing protein, translating into MSTGLNRREFIKRTSSAAMATMGMGAPLAGLLSSCGVDKIPATADSVILLFMAGGMAHTETFDPKKFTPFRKGMESKEVLSTFPSIPTALDGIKFSEGLESIADVMDKGTLIRSYVAADLGHILHTRHQYHFHTCYEPPQSVVVPHLGAWISKELGPLNPVIPSFINIGQRFSVGEGEELKAFHSAGFLGSEHGPFLILDPTAGLDSVRPPIGMSTSRFESRNKLYHDLLSSGPMGEYGSDYQKESLKRSMEQAYMLLNSPESKAFDLSQEPKESYDRYNTGKFGLGCLLAKRLVNQGARYITVTSEYEPFMGWDTHDNGHTRLKDMKKMIDKPIAQLISDLDESGKLDRTLVIVASEFSRDMMTEGRPGLLVKEQVEVPDIIEDMKNYGMHKHFTDGCSMLLFGGGIKKGHVFGKTADERPCKSIENPIKIDSIHQTIYHALGIAPDTNYEIEQRPFYTTPDGHGKVEFDLLQNS
- a CDS encoding GIY-YIG nuclease family protein — translated: MSVCYIIFSPSLNKFYTEITQEPVHFRIEKHNKHQYGAHRFTAKATDWELYLLLEAQSYSHARRMELKIKKMKSAKFIRDLKENLDMQSLLIQQTL